The Streptomyces kanamyceticus genome window below encodes:
- a CDS encoding DUF456 domain-containing protein, translating to MGAWELLLVGVVLLIGLCGVLVPGVPGPWLVWAAVLWWALQDPNGLAWSILVGASVVLLAAQAVRWQLPPRRLRESGATRRMAVFAGAGALLGFCVLPVLGAIPGFIGGIYTGERLRLGGHGEAVTATRTTMRMGGTSVLTELFACLLIVGAWIGAVFWG from the coding sequence ATGGGAGCGTGGGAACTCCTGCTGGTCGGCGTGGTCCTGCTGATCGGCCTGTGCGGAGTGCTTGTGCCCGGCGTGCCGGGGCCGTGGCTGGTGTGGGCCGCGGTCCTGTGGTGGGCGCTGCAGGACCCCAACGGGCTGGCCTGGAGCATCCTGGTCGGCGCGAGCGTCGTGCTGCTCGCGGCGCAGGCCGTGCGGTGGCAGCTGCCACCGCGGCGGCTGCGGGAGAGCGGTGCGACGCGCCGGATGGCGGTGTTCGCCGGGGCCGGGGCGCTGCTCGGCTTCTGCGTGCTGCCCGTGCTCGGCGCGATCCCGGGCTTCATCGGCGGGATCTACACCGGGGAGCGGCTGCGCCTCGGCGGGCATGGCGAGGCGGTGACGGCGACGCGGACGACCATGCGGATGGGCGGGACCAGCGTGCTGACCGAGCTGTTCGCGTGCCTGTTGATCGTGGGGGCGTGGATCGGCGCGGTTTTCTGGGGCTGA
- a CDS encoding glycosyl hydrolase family 95 catalytic domain-containing protein encodes MPKPPSPSRRTVLATGSALGGALAVGGALPTQARAATASDPWRTVLDDADLVWQEMPKAWYEGPFLGNGFLGSGIYAEPGAQSKAIRFNVQHSEVQDHRPEFGSLFGLARLPIGHFTLEPVGTITGVDWRLRLRDAELTGTLTTDKGTLTLRALVHDPRSVLAVEVTPSAGERGFRWVFHPAESISPRAAFKPVPAGYEGNPPARVAEHDGVFAAVQTLRAGGQYVTAWRERHRSGRRTLYVNVAHSHPRTTALDRALRAVRSAAALSYDELAHPHRARWHAFYRKSFLSLPDARMQRFYWIQLYKTAAAARRDAPVMATCGPWLEPTPWPNTWWNLNAQLEYWLIHGSNHLELDAVTRSLSEFRDNLTQEMAPAYRADSLGIPRTTDPSLVNGAAVADGGYGVGIPGQDPPTPEVGNLTWALHNVWLSYRHTMDESILRDVLFPLLRKAVAYYLHFLAPGPDGKLHLPATFSPEYGGTTRDCNYDLMLLTWGCRTLLESAELLGVADESAPRWREVLNRLTPYPTDANGYMIGADIPFAKSHRHYSHLLAVYPLYEVTGRTADERALIERSLAHWVGFEGALQGYTFTGAASMSALLGKGEDALKYLQQLMSRFIQANTMYKESGPVIETPLSAAQSLHDMVCQSWGGVIRVFPALPAAWADLTVHGFRAQGAFLLSAVREAGATRWVRLVSEAGAPCVVRHGIEGPVEVRDARGRPLRYEDAGDGAIAIALRRGGSALITAEGDRPDLRIAPVEPNEPAPRWGMPAR; translated from the coding sequence ATGCCGAAGCCGCCGAGCCCGTCCAGAAGAACCGTGCTCGCCACCGGCTCCGCGCTCGGCGGCGCGCTGGCCGTGGGCGGGGCGCTGCCCACGCAGGCGCGCGCCGCCACCGCGAGCGACCCCTGGCGCACCGTCCTCGACGACGCCGACCTCGTCTGGCAGGAGATGCCGAAGGCCTGGTACGAGGGCCCCTTCCTCGGCAACGGCTTCCTCGGGTCCGGGATCTACGCGGAACCCGGCGCGCAGAGCAAGGCGATCCGCTTCAACGTCCAACACTCCGAGGTGCAGGACCACCGTCCCGAGTTCGGCTCCCTCTTCGGCCTCGCCAGGCTGCCGATCGGCCACTTCACCCTGGAGCCCGTCGGCACCATCACCGGCGTCGACTGGCGCCTGCGGTTGCGGGACGCCGAGCTGACCGGCACCCTCACCACGGACAAGGGCACCCTGACGCTGCGCGCCCTGGTGCACGACCCACGCTCCGTGCTCGCCGTCGAGGTCACCCCGAGCGCGGGCGAGCGCGGCTTCCGGTGGGTCTTCCACCCCGCCGAGTCGATCAGCCCGCGAGCCGCCTTCAAGCCCGTGCCCGCCGGATACGAGGGCAATCCACCCGCCCGGGTCGCGGAGCACGACGGGGTCTTCGCGGCCGTGCAGACGCTGCGCGCGGGCGGGCAGTACGTCACCGCGTGGCGCGAGCGGCACAGGAGCGGGCGGCGGACGCTGTACGTGAACGTGGCGCACTCGCATCCGAGGACGACGGCCCTGGACCGGGCGCTGCGCGCGGTGCGGAGCGCCGCGGCACTCTCGTACGACGAACTCGCGCACCCGCACCGCGCCCGCTGGCACGCCTTCTACCGCAAGAGCTTCCTGTCCCTGCCCGACGCCCGGATGCAGCGCTTCTACTGGATCCAGCTCTACAAGACGGCGGCCGCGGCCCGCCGCGACGCCCCCGTGATGGCGACGTGCGGCCCCTGGCTGGAGCCCACGCCGTGGCCCAACACCTGGTGGAACCTGAACGCCCAGCTGGAGTACTGGCTGATACACGGCTCCAACCACCTCGAACTCGACGCCGTCACGCGGTCGTTGAGCGAGTTCCGGGACAACCTCACCCAGGAGATGGCGCCCGCCTACCGCGCCGACTCGCTCGGCATCCCGCGCACCACCGACCCGTCCCTCGTGAACGGCGCGGCGGTCGCGGACGGCGGCTACGGCGTCGGCATCCCCGGCCAGGACCCCCCGACTCCCGAGGTCGGCAACCTCACTTGGGCCCTGCACAACGTCTGGCTCAGCTACCGGCACACCATGGACGAGTCGATCCTGCGCGACGTCCTCTTCCCGCTCCTGCGCAAGGCGGTCGCCTACTACCTGCACTTCCTGGCGCCCGGACCCGACGGGAAACTGCATCTGCCCGCGACGTTCTCGCCCGAGTACGGCGGCACCACACGGGACTGCAACTACGACCTGATGCTCCTGACGTGGGGCTGCCGCACCCTGCTCGAATCCGCCGAACTCCTCGGCGTGGCCGACGAGTCGGCGCCGCGCTGGCGCGAGGTCCTGAACAGGCTCACGCCGTACCCGACGGACGCGAACGGCTACATGATCGGCGCGGACATCCCCTTCGCGAAGTCCCACCGCCACTACTCCCACCTGCTCGCGGTCTACCCGCTGTACGAGGTGACGGGGCGCACCGCCGACGAACGCGCCCTGATCGAGCGGTCGTTGGCCCACTGGGTCGGCTTCGAAGGCGCTCTGCAGGGATACACGTTCACCGGCGCGGCCTCCATGTCGGCGCTGCTCGGCAAGGGCGAGGACGCGCTCAAGTACCTGCAACAGCTGATGTCCCGCTTCATCCAGGCCAACACCATGTACAAGGAGTCGGGCCCGGTCATCGAGACCCCGCTGTCCGCCGCCCAGTCGCTGCACGACATGGTGTGCCAGTCCTGGGGCGGCGTCATCCGCGTGTTCCCCGCGCTGCCCGCCGCGTGGGCCGACCTCACGGTGCACGGCTTCCGCGCCCAGGGCGCGTTCCTGCTCAGCGCGGTGCGCGAGGCCGGGGCGACCCGGTGGGTGCGGCTCGTCAGCGAGGCGGGGGCGCCCTGCGTCGTACGGCACGGCATCGAGGGCCCGGTCGAGGTGCGGGACGCGCGGGGCAGGCCGCTACGGTACGAGGACGCGGGCGACGGCGCGATCGCGATAGCCCTGCGGCGGGGCGGATCGGCACTGATCACCGCCGAGGGCGACCGGCCCGACCTGCGGATCGCCCCGGTCGAGCCCAACGAGCCCGCGCCCCGCTGGGGGATGCCCGCCCGCTGA
- a CDS encoding PPOX class F420-dependent oxidoreductase, translated as MTRFSEAERAYLTSQRLARMATVDPKGQPQANPVGFFPQADGTILIGGHALATTKKWRNLQANPKVSLVVDDIVSLTPWRVRGVEIRGRAELLTGPHDLGPHFSEELIRVHPEWLHSWGLEG; from the coding sequence ATGACCCGATTCAGCGAAGCCGAGCGCGCGTACCTCACCTCCCAACGCCTGGCCCGCATGGCCACGGTCGACCCCAAGGGCCAGCCGCAGGCCAATCCGGTCGGCTTCTTCCCCCAGGCCGACGGCACGATCCTGATCGGCGGCCACGCCCTGGCCACCACCAAGAAGTGGCGCAACCTCCAGGCGAACCCGAAGGTGTCCCTGGTCGTGGACGACATCGTCAGCCTCACCCCGTGGCGGGTCCGCGGCGTCGAGATCCGCGGCAGGGCCGAACTCCTCACCGGGCCGCACGACTTGGGCCCACACTTCAGCGAGGAGCTGATCCGGGTGCATCCGGAGTGGCTCCACAGCTGGGGTCTCGAAGGCTGA
- a CDS encoding DNA-3-methyladenine glycosylase 2 family protein has product MDAETRYEAVRSRDARFDGEFFFAVETTGIYCRPSCPAVTPKRQNVRYYTTAAAAQTSGFRACRRCRPDAVPGSAEWNVRADVVGRAMRMIGDGVVDREGVPGLAVRLGYSARQVQRQLTAELGAGPVALARAQRAHTARVLLQTTDLPITEIAFAAGFASVRQFNDTIRAVYALTPTALRAAAPKRGTARATPAAGIPLRLAHRGPYQAGAVFDLLAHEALDGIEEVTGDPGDRTYRRTLRLPYGTGIVAVREAVPEPAAGAGSSADALHRGGWLDARLHLADLRDLTTAVQRLRRLFDLDADPYAVDERLGADPQLAPLVAARPGLRSPGAADPEEFAVRALVGGAAAERLVARYGKALDAACGVLTHVFPAPADLTGEPGPLGALATALADGTLRLDAGADRDEAAAALLALPGMDARTAALIRMRALGDPDVALPGGPERTPDSWRPWRSYGRCHLWSFSLRDPSCGATPDAPGSAPR; this is encoded by the coding sequence ATCGATGCAGAGACCAGGTACGAAGCCGTGCGCAGCCGGGACGCCCGGTTCGACGGGGAGTTCTTCTTCGCCGTCGAGACCACCGGGATCTACTGCCGTCCCAGTTGCCCCGCCGTCACCCCCAAGCGCCAGAACGTCCGCTACTACACGACCGCGGCCGCCGCCCAGACCTCCGGCTTCCGTGCCTGCCGCCGCTGCAGGCCGGACGCCGTGCCGGGCTCGGCCGAGTGGAACGTGCGCGCGGACGTCGTGGGGCGTGCCATGCGCATGATCGGGGACGGGGTGGTCGACCGTGAGGGCGTGCCGGGGCTCGCCGTGCGTCTGGGCTACAGCGCCCGTCAGGTGCAGCGCCAGCTCACCGCGGAGCTCGGCGCGGGCCCGGTCGCGCTGGCCAGGGCGCAGCGCGCGCACACCGCGCGGGTGCTCCTGCAGACCACGGACCTGCCGATCACGGAGATCGCGTTCGCCGCGGGGTTCGCGAGCGTCCGTCAGTTCAACGACACGATCAGGGCGGTGTACGCGCTGACGCCGACCGCCCTGCGCGCCGCCGCGCCCAAGCGAGGCACGGCCAGGGCGACCCCCGCCGCGGGCATCCCGCTGCGCCTCGCCCACCGGGGCCCCTACCAGGCAGGGGCCGTCTTCGACCTGCTCGCCCACGAGGCCCTCGACGGCATCGAGGAGGTCACCGGTGATCCTGGCGACCGCACCTACCGGCGTACGCTGCGGCTGCCCTACGGCACCGGCATCGTCGCGGTCAGGGAGGCGGTTCCCGAGCCCGCCGCGGGTGCCGGGTCGAGCGCCGACGCCCTGCACCGCGGTGGCTGGCTCGACGCCCGCCTCCACCTCGCCGACCTGCGCGACCTCACCACCGCGGTGCAGCGCCTGCGCCGCCTGTTCGACCTGGACGCCGACCCGTACGCCGTCGACGAGCGCCTCGGCGCCGACCCCCAACTCGCCCCGCTCGTCGCGGCGCGCCCGGGCCTGCGCTCGCCGGGCGCCGCCGACCCCGAGGAGTTCGCGGTGCGCGCCCTGGTCGGCGGCGCGGCCGCGGAGCGCCTCGTGGCGCGGTACGGCAAGGCGCTGGACGCGGCGTGCGGCGTCCTCACCCACGTCTTCCCCGCCCCCGCGGACCTGACCGGCGAGCCGGGTCCGCTCGGCGCCCTGGCCACGGCCCTCGCCGACGGCACCCTGCGCCTGGACGCGGGCGCCGACCGCGACGAGGCGGCGGCGGCCCTCCTCGCCCTGCCCGGCATGGACGCGCGCACCGCGGCGCTGATCCGGATGCGCGCCCTCGGCGACCCGGACGTGGCGCTGCCGGGCGGCCCGGAGCGGACCCCCGACAGCTGGCGCCCGTGGCGCTCGTACGGCCGGTGTCACCTGTGGTCCTTCAGCCTTCGAGACCCCAGCTGTGGAGCCACTCCGGATGCACCCGGATCAGCTCCTCGCTGA
- the rsgA gene encoding ribosome small subunit-dependent GTPase A, protein MSSSSSTRSSLSSSASPHPLAPYGWDADWEAEFAPYAAQGLLPGRVVRVDRGQCDVVTAEGTARADTEFVTPRDPLKVVCTGDWAAVDPDGGDPRYVRAYLPRRSSFVRSTSSKRSEGQILAANVDHTIIAVPLTGDLDLGRIERFLALGWESGAQPVVVLSKADLVPDAVTLAHLVQDVENSAPGVPVLPVSAAEGDGVDVLAAVVSGGTSVLLGQSGAGKSTLANALAGAEVMEVQAIRDVDGKGRHTTTTRNLLVLPGGGVLIDTPGLRGVGLWDAGTGVGQVFSEIQELAERCRFHDCAHGAEPGCAVLAAVDEGVLPERRLDSYRKLMRENQRIVAKTDARVRAELRREWRLRGAEGKAAMEAKRGRVR, encoded by the coding sequence TTGTCTTCCTCTTCTTCTACTCGTTCTTCTCTTTCGAGTTCGGCTTCCCCGCACCCGCTCGCCCCGTACGGCTGGGACGCGGACTGGGAGGCCGAGTTCGCCCCGTACGCGGCGCAGGGTCTGCTGCCCGGACGGGTGGTCCGCGTCGACCGCGGGCAGTGCGACGTCGTCACCGCCGAAGGGACCGCGCGGGCCGACACCGAGTTCGTCACGCCGCGCGATCCGCTGAAGGTCGTGTGCACCGGCGACTGGGCCGCCGTGGACCCGGACGGCGGGGACCCCCGCTACGTACGCGCGTACCTGCCGCGCCGTTCCTCCTTCGTACGGTCCACCTCGTCCAAGCGGTCCGAGGGGCAGATCCTCGCGGCCAACGTGGACCACACGATCATCGCGGTGCCGCTCACCGGCGACCTCGACCTCGGCCGCATCGAGCGCTTCCTGGCGCTCGGCTGGGAGTCGGGCGCGCAGCCGGTGGTCGTCCTCAGCAAGGCCGACCTCGTGCCGGACGCCGTGACGCTCGCGCACCTCGTCCAGGACGTGGAGAACTCCGCGCCCGGCGTGCCGGTGCTGCCGGTCAGCGCCGCCGAGGGGGACGGCGTCGACGTCCTCGCCGCGGTCGTCTCCGGCGGTACGTCGGTGCTGCTCGGGCAGTCCGGCGCGGGCAAGTCGACCCTCGCCAACGCGCTGGCGGGCGCCGAGGTCATGGAGGTCCAGGCGATCCGTGACGTGGACGGCAAGGGCCGCCACACCACGACCACCCGCAACCTCCTCGTGCTGCCGGGCGGCGGCGTCCTCATCGACACCCCCGGGCTGCGCGGTGTCGGCCTGTGGGACGCCGGGACCGGCGTCGGACAGGTCTTCTCCGAGATCCAGGAGCTGGCCGAGCGGTGCAGGTTCCACGACTGCGCGCACGGGGCCGAGCCGGGGTGCGCGGTGCTCGCCGCCGTGGACGAGGGCGTGCTGCCCGAACGGCGGCTGGACAGCTATCGCAAGCTGATGCGGGAGAACCAGCGGATCGTCGCCAAGACCGATGCGAGGGTCCGTGCGGAGCTTCGGCGGGAGTGGCGGCTCCGCGGGGCGGAGGGGAAGGCGGCGATGGAGGCCAAGCGCGGGCGCGTTCGGTAG
- a CDS encoding ABC transporter substrate-binding protein has translation MLLSRLRRRRNGFGPLDKAIAVVVPLVLIAVGVVVYLALRPDDCAGGLSKHDGECVGVTENAFDADDDVKGLIRAVADENERVKRAWESPEKGENPIPYGRIALMMPFTSDDSSAMTAAMIQRALAGAHAAQLRANSAGGPHYQLLMAHDGKDLDQWRPVVDDLGEIADDRESPLVGVMGLPSSTPETRDAMNSLSRHRIATVGPVITSADMNAPYFFKTSPNNQMMVDALDHHLKKNPGEKKGFLVFDSRPDDVYSRNLQRLMEQKFDAVYGLRKRSASFLGATGPAAGIPQRFQSAAQKICVTDSDTVFYAGRDQDLPALVKRLSQEPSCDHRTPLRILKVGIGLEPTLTTDELTKMLRDTKTSIVAAASVAPSWERQKSGAPVGLRDFLPVFDKLDKRFDFGAKPLDDGYAIMYHDAFMLLANAFDRSFTDANEGRGGTEKSPSPSGTPTKDDVYNTLIDASIVDTGETTRCIGCLRGAAGTYGFEKSTDTEQWPVCKPVPVIEYPAPKGGGSLGTYRTFQKTFKNGCP, from the coding sequence ATGCTCCTGAGCCGACTGAGGCGACGCCGCAACGGATTCGGCCCGCTCGACAAGGCGATCGCGGTCGTGGTGCCGCTCGTCCTGATCGCGGTGGGCGTCGTCGTCTACCTCGCGCTGCGCCCCGATGACTGCGCGGGCGGCCTGTCGAAGCACGACGGGGAGTGTGTGGGCGTCACCGAGAACGCCTTCGACGCCGATGACGACGTCAAGGGCCTGATCCGGGCGGTCGCGGACGAGAACGAGCGGGTCAAGCGCGCCTGGGAGTCGCCGGAGAAGGGCGAGAACCCCATACCGTACGGGCGGATCGCGCTGATGATGCCGTTCACGTCGGACGATTCGAGTGCCATGACCGCGGCGATGATCCAGCGCGCCCTTGCCGGCGCGCACGCCGCCCAGCTGCGGGCCAACAGCGCGGGCGGGCCGCACTACCAGCTCCTGATGGCGCACGACGGCAAGGACCTCGACCAGTGGCGGCCCGTCGTCGACGACCTCGGCGAGATCGCCGACGACCGCGAGTCCCCGCTCGTCGGTGTGATGGGCCTGCCCAGCAGCACGCCGGAGACGCGCGACGCGATGAACTCCCTGAGCAGGCACCGCATCGCGACGGTCGGCCCGGTCATCACCTCCGCCGACATGAACGCCCCGTACTTCTTCAAGACCTCGCCGAACAACCAGATGATGGTGGACGCGCTGGATCACCACCTCAAGAAGAACCCGGGCGAGAAGAAGGGCTTCCTCGTCTTCGACAGCCGCCCCGACGACGTGTACTCGCGCAATCTCCAGCGCCTCATGGAGCAGAAGTTCGACGCGGTGTACGGCCTGCGCAAGCGGTCCGCTTCCTTCCTCGGCGCCACGGGCCCCGCGGCGGGCATTCCCCAGCGCTTCCAGTCGGCCGCCCAGAAGATCTGCGTGACCGACTCGGACACGGTCTTCTACGCGGGCCGCGACCAGGACCTGCCCGCCCTCGTCAAACGCCTGTCGCAGGAGCCCTCGTGCGATCACCGCACCCCGCTGCGCATCCTGAAGGTGGGCATCGGCCTGGAGCCGACGCTCACCACCGACGAGCTGACGAAGATGCTGCGCGACACCAAGACCTCGATCGTGGCCGCGGCCTCCGTCGCCCCCTCCTGGGAGCGCCAGAAGAGCGGCGCCCCCGTCGGGCTCCGCGACTTCCTGCCGGTCTTCGACAAGCTCGACAAGCGCTTCGACTTCGGCGCGAAGCCGCTCGACGACGGGTACGCGATCATGTACCACGACGCGTTCATGCTGCTGGCCAACGCCTTCGACCGCTCGTTCACCGACGCCAACGAGGGCCGGGGCGGCACGGAGAAATCCCCGTCCCCGTCCGGCACCCCGACCAAGGACGACGTCTACAACACCCTCATCGACGCGAGCATCGTGGACACCGGCGAGACGACGCGCTGCATCGGCTGCCTGCGCGGCGCCGCGGGCACGTACGGCTTCGAGAAGTCCACGGACACCGAGCAGTGGCCGGTGTGCAAGCCGGTGCCGGTGATCGAGTACCCGGCGCCCAAGGGCGGGGGCTCGCTCGGCACGTACCGGACGTTCCAGAAGACGTTCAAGAACGGGTGCCCGTAG
- a CDS encoding NACHT domain-containing protein, with protein MDAGTVGLRIASSVMVPLVKQLLLPPPKGPGAEFGERPVRIGRLLSFTGDRRTLGEADLYQLARELVRRAVRAAGPHDPPIAPDEQNAVGYALGHTLRALGDLDMDDVQAYDLGPEKLAAALVRASAPETRALLSDDAARLHDRLLVTACLHLVHQFSLRPGFAGRTQVEVLQRLSRQQERLELLLERLPSTPTQDTDFEHGYADYIVGQHSSLTIYGVDLHDPQSHAWPLETAYLSLEAVPARDPVEPVPGPGNGDADGRGADPDLDSERAARPVETVLAGHDRVLLRGVAGIGKTTLVQWLALTTARQDRVPGHLPQLLGRVPFVLPLRTLARDDAELPMPEGFLRWTGCPLVGTEPDGWAVRVLSAGRGVLLIDGVDEIPEAERARTRAWLTKLRTTFPGNLWLVTTRPSALPRDWLGGEGFQEYTLTPMRSGHVRSFIGRWHEAAGAGDELAGALLRSLRASPELSRLATNPLLCALICALHRERRGFLPQGRVALYEAALSMLLERRDRERDLYGRRAPKLDQKSATEPLKRLAYWLIRNERTRLKRQDAVDLIERLRPSVPQLAGAGTAEDVLRLLLDRSGLLREPADDAVDFIHRTFQDFLGAKAALEEHDIGALVSHAHLDQWEDVLQMAVAQARPDERAELLTRLTGRADRERDSAVRARLRLLALASLDQATRLDPAVRESVEERAAQLLPPRSLREARALAETGTLLLGLLPAADTLEGDAEVTTAHAICRIGGDAALARLREFLTTRQSGVRAQLLSHWDRFDTDAYAEEIIQPLLAAGADEAVTVRSAAELKALSTLPSLERVVLQGDFTQEEILGALDAGRLRELRLRGNMRLTGLGFLTAFGSLEALTLQGCRSVSDTAPLTGLPGLRRLTLAELPQLEPLARLSACPRLDSLILGAEVPWRGLRDLPRPGELRLLALPPDAVELADVTRLVNLRELRLHNASDRLRPDDWDAKLAELAELRALRLSNEQLSLMLFPPGTPIPRLTRLEVRSRPGTAVSLKRIARRLPGLEEVHLSQFDTVELGHLRGITGLRRVQLDYPGEVVDADKLPPGAELVVRPRT; from the coding sequence GTGGACGCGGGAACGGTAGGGCTGCGCATCGCGTCGTCGGTCATGGTGCCGCTGGTCAAGCAACTGCTGCTGCCGCCGCCGAAGGGTCCAGGCGCGGAGTTCGGGGAGCGGCCCGTGCGGATCGGGCGGCTGCTGTCCTTCACCGGCGACCGGCGCACCCTCGGCGAGGCCGATCTCTACCAATTGGCACGGGAGTTGGTGCGCAGAGCCGTGCGCGCCGCCGGACCGCACGACCCGCCCATCGCCCCCGACGAGCAGAACGCCGTCGGCTACGCGCTCGGCCACACCCTGCGCGCGCTCGGCGACCTCGACATGGACGACGTACAGGCCTACGACCTCGGCCCCGAGAAGCTCGCCGCCGCCCTGGTGCGGGCCAGCGCCCCCGAGACCCGCGCCCTGCTCAGCGACGACGCGGCGCGGCTGCACGACCGGCTGCTCGTCACCGCCTGCCTGCACCTGGTGCACCAGTTCAGCCTCCGCCCCGGCTTCGCGGGCCGCACCCAGGTCGAGGTGCTCCAGCGGCTGAGCCGCCAGCAGGAGCGCCTCGAACTCCTCCTGGAACGGCTGCCGTCCACCCCCACGCAGGACACGGACTTCGAGCACGGATACGCCGACTACATCGTCGGCCAGCACAGCAGCCTGACCATCTACGGCGTCGACCTGCACGACCCGCAGAGCCACGCCTGGCCCCTCGAGACCGCCTACCTGAGCCTGGAGGCCGTGCCCGCCCGCGACCCCGTCGAACCCGTCCCGGGCCCCGGCAACGGCGACGCGGACGGGCGCGGCGCCGACCCCGACCTCGACTCCGAGCGCGCCGCGCGCCCCGTCGAGACCGTGCTCGCCGGACACGACCGCGTCCTGCTGCGCGGCGTCGCGGGCATCGGCAAGACCACGCTCGTGCAGTGGCTCGCCCTGACCACGGCACGACAGGACCGGGTGCCGGGACACCTGCCGCAGCTCCTCGGCCGGGTCCCGTTCGTCCTGCCGCTGCGCACCCTGGCTCGCGACGACGCCGAACTCCCCATGCCCGAAGGGTTCTTGCGCTGGACGGGCTGCCCGCTGGTGGGCACCGAGCCCGACGGCTGGGCCGTGCGCGTCCTGTCGGCCGGGCGCGGCGTGCTCCTGATCGACGGCGTCGACGAGATCCCGGAGGCCGAAAGGGCCCGCACACGCGCCTGGCTCACCAAACTGCGCACCACCTTCCCCGGCAACCTGTGGCTCGTCACCACCCGCCCCTCCGCACTGCCCAGGGACTGGCTGGGCGGCGAGGGCTTCCAGGAGTACACCCTCACGCCCATGCGCTCCGGCCACGTGCGGAGCTTCATCGGGCGCTGGCACGAGGCGGCGGGCGCGGGCGACGAACTCGCGGGGGCCCTGCTGCGCTCGCTGCGCGCCAGCCCCGAACTGAGCCGCCTCGCCACCAACCCGCTGCTGTGCGCGCTGATCTGCGCCCTGCACCGCGAGCGCCGCGGCTTCCTGCCACAAGGACGCGTCGCGCTGTACGAGGCGGCCCTCTCGATGCTCCTGGAGCGCCGCGACAGGGAACGCGACCTGTACGGACGCCGGGCCCCGAAGCTGGACCAGAAGTCCGCGACCGAACCCCTCAAACGCCTCGCCTACTGGCTGATCCGCAACGAACGCACCCGGCTGAAGCGACAGGACGCCGTCGACCTCATCGAGCGGCTGCGGCCCTCCGTCCCGCAGCTCGCGGGCGCGGGAACCGCCGAGGACGTGCTGCGGCTGCTCCTGGACCGCTCCGGGCTCCTGCGCGAACCCGCCGACGACGCCGTGGACTTCATCCACCGCACCTTCCAGGACTTCCTCGGCGCGAAGGCCGCCCTGGAGGAGCACGACATCGGCGCGCTCGTCTCGCACGCGCACCTGGACCAGTGGGAGGACGTGCTGCAGATGGCCGTCGCCCAGGCCAGGCCGGACGAGCGCGCCGAACTCCTGACCCGCCTCACCGGACGCGCCGACCGCGAGCGGGACAGCGCCGTGCGGGCCCGCCTGCGGCTGCTCGCGCTCGCCTCCCTCGACCAGGCCACCCGCCTGGACCCGGCCGTCCGCGAGAGCGTCGAGGAGCGCGCCGCCCAGCTCCTGCCGCCCCGCAGCCTGCGCGAGGCCCGCGCCCTCGCCGAGACCGGCACCCTGCTGCTCGGCCTGCTGCCCGCCGCCGACACCCTCGAAGGCGACGCCGAGGTGACCACCGCCCACGCGATCTGCCGCATCGGCGGCGACGCGGCACTGGCCCGCCTCCGCGAGTTCCTCACCACCCGGCAGTCCGGCGTCCGCGCCCAACTCCTGTCCCACTGGGACCGGTTCGACACCGACGCGTACGCCGAGGAGATCATCCAGCCGCTGCTCGCCGCGGGCGCCGACGAGGCCGTCACCGTGCGCTCGGCGGCCGAGCTGAAGGCGCTGAGCACCCTGCCGAGTCTCGAACGGGTCGTACTGCAGGGCGACTTCACCCAGGAGGAGATCCTCGGCGCCCTCGACGCGGGACGCCTGCGCGAGCTGCGCCTGCGCGGCAACATGCGCCTGACCGGCCTCGGCTTCCTCACCGCCTTCGGCTCCCTCGAAGCGCTCACGCTGCAGGGCTGCCGGTCCGTCAGCGACACCGCGCCGCTGACCGGACTGCCCGGACTGCGCCGCCTCACCCTCGCCGAACTGCCCCAACTGGAGCCCCTGGCACGGCTCTCGGCGTGCCCGCGACTCGACTCGTTGATCCTGGGCGCCGAGGTGCCCTGGCGCGGCCTGCGCGACCTGCCGCGCCCCGGTGAGCTGCGGCTGCTCGCCCTGCCGCCGGACGCCGTCGAACTCGCCGACGTGACCCGCCTGGTGAACCTGCGCGAGCTGCGGCTGCACAACGCCAGCGACCGACTGCGCCCCGACGACTGGGACGCCAAGCTCGCCGAACTGGCGGAGCTGCGGGCGCTGCGCCTCTCGAACGAACAGCTCAGCCTGATGCTGTTCCCGCCGGGCACCCCCATCCCGCGGCTGACCCGCCTGGAGGTGCGGTCCCGCCCCGGCACCGCCGTCTCCCTGAAGCGGATCGCCAGGCGCCTGCCGGGACTTGAGGAGGTCCACCTGTCGCAGTTCGACACCGTCGAGCTCGGACACCTCCGGGGCATCACGGGCCTGCGCCGCGTACAGCTCGACTATCCGGGCGAGGTGGTCGACGCCGACAAACTGCCCCCCGGCGCGGAACTCGTCGTGCGCCCGCGAACCTGA
- a CDS encoding monooxygenase family protein yields the protein MRINHFWAVHHKAWQLANRKIREGRTRGHVGLWHGTYIALKGSYESIYFDMPPTGLAAAHGTLPLERRGRRAAERFAHRSA from the coding sequence ATGCGCATCAACCACTTCTGGGCCGTGCACCACAAGGCCTGGCAGCTCGCCAACCGCAAGATCCGCGAAGGGAGGACCCGCGGCCACGTGGGCCTGTGGCACGGGACGTACATCGCCCTCAAGGGGTCGTACGAATCGATCTACTTCGACATGCCGCCCACCGGGCTCGCCGCGGCCCACGGGACCCTGCCGCTCGAGCGCCGCGGCCGCCGCGCGGCCGAACGCTTCGCGCACCGCTCCGCGTGA